GCAACAGAACTTGGTAACTTTTGCAGCAGACTACAGAGTTGTTGGAGGGTATTGATCCAGTGCCGTTGCTGTGGTCCATCCAGCGGTTAGCTTATTAAAGAGGCCAACGGAGATTCTGGTTCTCAGGAGAAGAAGGTTGCCATGGCCAGTGTTCCTGAACCGGCCTACCTTTCTTAACATCTGTTGAGTGCGGGGATGTGTGTATAGGGAAACCTCATCAGAGTGGATTTGCCAGATCCTAAGCTGCCTGCGATGCGGAAAACGCCGTGGCCATATGACAGGCATGAAAGAGAGGATGTCCGAGGCAGTGGTGTGATGgacgtcctcttcctcgtcatcactCCCGCTCCCGCCTCCCGCCCTTTTCATCAACCATCAACCAAAGCAGAAGACGTCACAACTGTGCTCTAAATACTCTGAAATCTCATTTTCGTTGTTGTCCTCATCATATTACTGGAATTCATCCAAATATCTTTCTATGAGCTCGTACGACTGCCTGTTTTCCGGGCAGTGATTTTTGAGAGCTTGCTGACGAGGCCAAAGGATTGGCAAATAGACATCAGCCATTGAGCACGGATGATTTCTCCATCTCGGTTATTTTTGTGATTCACCCTGCTGGTGTGGCAACAAGGACATTCAATATGGAGTCTGGCGATCATCAAAACAATCGAGAGAATGGTCGGAGATAAGCAGGGCTGGACCTGACATCTGGGATATATCGGAGCTACGTACTGTAGGACTGCGGGTCCACCTGGTTCGTAAAAGCATCGGTTCACTCCGTCATGCCTCTTTGCCCATCGCCCCGCTATTTGGGCATATTCACTGTCTTTTCTTAATGTGAAGAGTTAAAGGAGTAAGGACCAAGCTGATGCTTTACCCGAATTCCTAGACCGAATGAAGAATATCCGAGAGCAGCGACAGCGCTGGTCGGCTACTCATCGGCTCAAGCGCATCCATCGCTTCAGACTTTCGGCAGATCCAGTGGATAAAACTTGGGTCGTGGATGGGTTCGTTCTACGTCAGTGCCCGAAGCTTAGGCCGGCTTAATAATGATCGCGGCTTTAAGAATGGagttatcatcatcatcagacGGACTTGCCTCAACCTTGGTCTTTTTGATTGCATTTGTTTTTCTTCCATAATCCGGGCTTTCTTCTACTTGCTGCTGCGCATTGAGCACGCTTTTCTTATAATCTACCAATAGTGCCTACAATGGCTTCCAACAATGAGATGGAATATGTCCGGTATGCTCATTCGATGCTGTGCTGTTCGTCCAGGTCCCCGCACCGCTAACACAGACCCGATGGAAATAGGCTGGGCAACTCCGGCCTGAAGATCTCCAAGATCATCCTAGGAGCCATGTCCTATGGCTCCAAAAAGTGGCAGGATTGGGtcctcgacgaagacgaggccCTTCCTCTGATTGAGCATGCCTACAAACGCGGCATCAATACATGGGACACGGTGAGTGGGCGCTCATGGGCACAAATAACGCGAGCGCAGCCAGACCCTCTGACAACGGGTAATTGCATTGAAGGCCGACACATACTCCCATGGCCTCTCGGAAGAGATCCTCGGCAAGGCTCTGAAAAAGTACTCCATCCCCCGACACAGAGTCGTCATCCTAACCAAATGCTACTTTGGCGTCACCGACGAACCCAACGATGGCAAACTGCCTCCTATCTCGGCCTGCAACCGAAACGACGGCGACTGGGTGAACCGCGTGGGACTCTCCCGCAAGCACATCTTCGATGCGGTCGATGCCTCCGTCAAGCGGCTGGGCACGTACATCGATGTGCTGCAGATCCACCGTCTGGATCGGGAGACCCCCCGCGAGGAAATCATGAAGGCTCTCAACGATGTGGTTGAGAGCGGGAAGGTTCGATACATCGGCGCCAGCACGGTCCGTTTCTTTCCCCGTCTCCTTTCCGAACTTGTCCGAAATGAACCCTATTCGTTAACATTTGCAGATGGCCGCTTGGGAATTCCAAACCCTCCAGAATATCGCCGCCCGCAACGGCTGGCACCAGTTCATCTCCATGCAGAACTACCACAACCTCCTCGCCCGCGAGGAAGAACGCGAGATGATCCCGTACTGCCTCGACTCCGGCGTCGGTCTGATCCCCTGGTCGCCGATGGCACGCGGTGTCCTGGCCCGACCTTGGGGCTCCCGCTCCTCCGTCCGTGAGAACACCGACGCGACGCTACAGCTGCTGGTCCGCAGCCGTGAGACCGAAGCTGACAAGGCGATCGTCGAGCGGGTCGAGGAGAtcgcgaagaagaagaagaatatctcCATGGCGCAGGTCGCCATTGCTTGGGTGTTAAGTCATCCCAAGGAAAACCCGATTCTGGGTCTGTCGAGCAAGGAGCGAATCGACGAGGCGGTTGCCGCTATCAAGGTGCAGCTGACGCCGGAGGAGATCAAGTACCTCGAGGAACCTTATCGCCCCAAGGCGCTTACAGCACTGGAGCGGTGATGTATCTTGTCTACATTGCATACAAGGGCGTATCCATCCGTGTTCTTGGATACGTGAGTGCTTGGTCGCATGTATGCAGTCAAGCTGCTGAGGGTCCAAATTAACTAGTTTGAAGACGCTGTTCTATGTACACTCTTCTAGGTAATATCATAGATAAGGTGCCCCTTGGTAACCACCCCGACAGAATACAACACTAGGCGAATGCAAAATTGGAAGTGAAGGGTCATTGATACGTGTGGGAATCATAATGCTAGAAATGCAAGGAGATGAGATGACGAGTGAGCAGGCCTCCAGAGCCGGTGGGCGCGAAACCATGTGTCGTCCATGGCCCCGCATGGGAACATGGTCTCGCGCGCATGATGCAAGTTGTGTAAATGACAAAATACAAAACCAGCGAAGCACCAGTCTTCGCTTAGTGGTGTCCACTTTTTTTCGTGAAGAAGTCAAAGAAACCGCTTAATCGATGTCGACGCTTTCCTTTGGGCGGGACAGAGTCTACCGCTCTGGCTTCAAGCAGTTTGCTGGCCTTTTCCGATGACGCCGTCGAATGCTTCTCTGACCGGTGTTTCGTATCGGTAGGCTTGCCTGGCGCTGTGTCTGGGCCGCCAGAAGTCGTGAAATCGCCTGTTTGGTAGCGAGAAGACCCGCCAGCGACATGAGTACCCGTCGCGTCGGTGTTGCTCAATTCCTGCGCCCCCGGAAACATGCTCTGTCTATTGGGTTGCGTTTCCAGCCCGGAAACACTTCGCCTGTTGGACCGCTCAATAAAAGCGGCGCCCATAGACCTTGAGCGCTTTGGTACGCTGGCGTACTTCATCGATCTGGAACGCTCAGAAGGACGTGGTGTTTGCAACTGCAATGTGCTGGACACCGACGATCGATGCGCGGTTTTATCGAGCACCGGTCCATCCAAATATGTGTCCCGTTGCTCAGAAAGAAAATCGTCCGGTGATCTTACGGCCGTTGGAGAGCTCTGTCTTGACACTCCGGGCGAACAAATCCCTTTCGGGTGTAACATGAGGGCCGAGTCGTCATAGGTGAAATTTTGCGACCAGCCTTCTCTGAAGGCCACCCAAATTGCAGTCAGGATAATGATTGTCCGAAGACTATCATCCGTTTTGATCACTTCTTGGTCCAGGGGCGTGTCCAATTCCGACGAGTCACTGACCACCGACATACCACATGTAGGTGAAAGAGCGGGGTCAGAAGGCATAGAATACTCATCAAATACTTCAAGAACATTGCGAGTCATCGATGCGATGACGGGATGTCGTCGGGTATTAGGGTTGATCACACTGAATGTAAAGCGTTTGCCGTCCTCGTGCAGAGAACCCCCCGGAGGTGCCGATACACGGCGACTCTTCGCTCCGCGCGAGACCCAACGCAAAACCTGCACTCCGTGATCTGTCGGCGCTCTAAACTCATATGAGCCATTGGGCAACGGGATTGCCTCCCAGGCCGGACCAGAGTTCAGACATATTTCTGCTCTCCCCTGGGATAAAGCATCCTCTCTGAGTATTTGACAGATCGTCGCAATGACCTCCCGGTTTTCATGGCTCTCTTCGTCCGAGTTGAGATACTTGTCTGCAATATCTCCCACCGTTCGTTCGTAGAGATCGCTTGTCACGACGATCAGATCATTCGGTCCTAGtcccttcttccctttgAAGATTGTAGGGAATTTGCGGGCCAACCGTGGCAGGAAAACTGTTGATGGTAGCACATCCAAGACAGGCAGGGGCCGGGATGTCTGAGAGACTCTCTGtagctgcagaagaagcttcGGTCGAAGTTTCAGCCGTCGATGGCGTGCGTGAGCCGCCGGGTGGGCCAATTGGTAGATAGTTTTCGGACGGGATGATTGTTTCCTAACTGAGTGAGCACGGCCGATAGAGGGCCGATCTGCAACCGGTGCCACTATTGTATAATTGTCATcgctggacgagatcgatTCAACTTGGCTTAGCGGCATCGTACGCAGTGGTGCTTTGTGGGATAGGTTAGTTTCCGTTGGTTTGTACCGATGATATAGTTCCGCCAGTCCCAGAGAGGATAGGACAGGAAAGGAGATGGTCGGGGAGGGATGCGGTGCCGGACTGGAGAGTCGTAACTCAGATG
The Aspergillus fumigatus Af293 chromosome 4, whole genome shotgun sequence DNA segment above includes these coding regions:
- a CDS encoding aldo/keto reductase, which codes for MASNNEMEYVRLGNSGLKISKIILGAMSYGSKKWQDWVLDEDEALPLIEHAYKRGINTWDTADTYSHGLSEEILGKALKKYSIPRHRVVILTKCYFGVTDEPNDGKLPPISACNRNDGDWVNRVGLSRKHIFDAVDASVKRLGTYIDVLQIHRLDRETPREEIMKALNDVVESGKVRYIGASTMAAWEFQTLQNIAARNGWHQFISMQNYHNLLAREEEREMIPYCLDSGVGLIPWSPMARGVLARPWGSRSSVRENTDATLQLLVRSRETEADKAIVERVEEIAKKKKNISMAQVAIAWVLSHPKENPILGLSSKERIDEAVAAIKVQLTPEEIKYLEEPYRPKALTALER